A single genomic interval of Spirosoma linguale DSM 74 harbors:
- a CDS encoding transcriptional regulator, LuxR family (PFAM: regulatory protein LuxR; Sigma-70 region 4 type 2; sigma-70 region 4 domain protein~SMART: regulatory protein LuxR~KEGG: mlo:mll6762 two component system response regulator) has protein sequence MPQFNLPTSDEVGALEQLTQQERKVLLMTLNDYSCKEIANVLSIAPETVKRHRKNIIRKLDVKGKTEFRRLLYMWTVKSIASIKTVAQ, from the coding sequence ATGCCTCAATTTAATTTACCAACCTCTGATGAAGTCGGAGCACTTGAGCAACTAACACAACAAGAGCGTAAAGTATTATTAATGACACTTAACGATTATTCTTGTAAAGAAATTGCTAATGTGTTAAGCATTGCGCCGGAAACCGTTAAACGTCACCGGAAAAATATTATTCGGAAGCTAGATGTAAAAGGCAAAACAGAATTTCGGCGGTTATTATACATGTGGACCGTAAAATCCATAGCCAGTATAAAAACAGTTGCTCAATAG
- a CDS encoding peptidase C10 streptopain (PFAM: peptidase C10 streptopain~KEGG: glo:Glov_2340 peptidase C10 streptopain), with protein sequence MNVNYFTLTRLLSFLIIFGVASCQKSGLLEPSDPQINSNIVSIEQANKVASTAPQIVNPKNANSQARIGSSKKTQETFTKYDEYKNPLLYIITYKEGGFIIVSGDNRITPVLAYSDNNSFINKTDNMPSGLKDWFSSVEQVIKRIRKDNQEQDKTVKRVWDKFIQQSANGRLITVEGDCNTDPSMKVYFEFGPFVTTTWDQADGYNDALSYSSCTTTANGKVLTGCVATAVAQIMKYHAYPTSYSWSSMPNNYGTNATAVLMRDLGTSANLNASYGCNSTSAPMSNIPTTFSHFGYSTPSLSSYNYFTVKYELQNYSRPVILKGQSNSDAHAWVCDGVRHWDYYSCQPDPNTPGEKIAVYTGYDAGLHMNWGWGNSYNGWYSANNFNPSGYAFNSYREMVTGITH encoded by the coding sequence ATGAATGTAAATTATTTTACACTTACACGTCTGTTGTCATTCTTAATTATATTCGGAGTGGCATCTTGTCAGAAATCGGGCTTATTAGAGCCTTCAGACCCTCAGATAAATTCGAATATAGTTTCGATTGAACAAGCTAATAAAGTTGCTAGCACAGCTCCACAAATAGTTAATCCTAAAAACGCGAATAGTCAAGCACGGATTGGATCATCTAAAAAAACCCAAGAAACGTTCACCAAATATGATGAATATAAGAATCCACTACTTTACATTATTACCTATAAAGAAGGAGGGTTTATCATAGTTTCTGGAGACAACCGTATCACACCGGTTTTAGCTTATTCCGATAATAATTCTTTTATCAACAAAACCGACAATATGCCTTCAGGGCTCAAAGATTGGTTTTCTAGTGTTGAACAAGTCATTAAGAGAATTCGTAAGGATAATCAGGAGCAAGATAAAACCGTTAAACGAGTATGGGATAAATTTATACAACAATCTGCTAATGGTCGGCTAATAACAGTGGAAGGCGATTGTAATACCGATCCTTCCATGAAAGTGTATTTTGAGTTTGGCCCATTTGTGACTACCACATGGGATCAAGCTGATGGATATAATGATGCACTCAGTTATTCGAGTTGCACGACAACTGCTAATGGGAAAGTATTAACTGGTTGTGTAGCAACTGCAGTAGCCCAAATTATGAAGTACCACGCATATCCTACAAGTTATAGCTGGTCAAGCATGCCTAATAATTATGGAACTAACGCCACTGCAGTCTTAATGCGCGATTTGGGTACCTCAGCCAATCTAAATGCAAGTTATGGATGTAACAGTACTTCTGCCCCCATGTCCAATATCCCGACGACTTTTAGTCACTTTGGCTATTCTACACCCTCACTTTCAAGTTATAATTATTTTACAGTAAAGTATGAACTCCAAAATTATAGTAGACCTGTCATTCTTAAAGGTCAGAGTAATTCAGATGCCCATGCTTGGGTCTGTGATGGTGTAAGGCACTGGGACTATTATTCTTGCCAGCCAGACCCAAATACACCCGGGGAAAAGATCGCAGTATATACAGGCTACGATGCTGGCCTACATATGAATTGGGGGTGGGGTAATAGTTATAATGGCTGGTATAGTGCTAACAACTTCAATCCAAGTGGCTACGCTTTCAATTCATATAGAGAAATGGTAACGGGAATAACTCATTAA
- a CDS encoding Lantibiotic dehydratase domain protein (PFAM: Lantibiotic dehydratase domain protein~KEGG: hypothetical protein), with amino-acid sequence MQQLAFYYLRTPLISFSQLLDLLDRGDLVTFVQQPVVGEAIFLASPTLYEQIQSDPQLRNDKLRQTVLKYVLRMGSRSTPFGLFAGCWLGHVGPVTSLEVLDRQVNCHYRLSAPILGELLNYLNTNSSLRHSLRYQVNTSLYPVGKVYRYLEVDASDSPARFFTSQLQGNPALRCVLRLARQSTPFQTYVKELTQLGYEACESQAFVDQLIADQVLVSELSLNVTGADALDRLNEVLQHLPEGKTIWASLNQLSSLLAQRACLKTKNAAIRTLFQEQFGLVLPPIPLLQGDTLFTGQGHQLSASLLRGLQKSLQNLFCLYAALRPAEALVSFKKAFYARYGDQEIPLSVALDAESGIGYGNQPVAGDTPIMETLMAASLLGLNQQESTPLNPAWDKWLLKRYESWQTQSKPVLELTNADLTGWSDSPISIPESYYVLGYFLAASSKDLDTGRYKFRSKVMAGPSAFSLLGRFCRADKELNKQVQGAYQQLQKQNTDRIYAEIVHLPSIAVGNVVQRPHLSEYEIPYLGLSTLPPEKQIPITDLWVSVPNGERVILRSRRLNKQIVPRLTTAHNYLSGLPTYRFLCDLQQQESPLMVQWPWGSLSTFRYLPRVEYRQIILQEARWRLDQADIDNSITDAENVARWRQLWQWPRFVALIQADQELFLDMDNSDCQKLLVSTLRRLTPLYVFEWLQTPDQCCVHGPQGPLTHEVILPFVQRRSSLASPPVKISNLSIERTFIPGSDWLFLKVYGGPQVCKQLLIKLGKLARSSIRAGTISHWFFIRYEDPEPHLRFRFHLTDKNNYTSLLSACQRQLQVWINTGEIHRVQLDTYQRELERYGVERIENTEWIFWTDSDAVLTIRQNEDAEQALLGAALLGTDRYLTDFGLNLVDKSTFCLKGFQALFNQEGAQSSLKKQLANLYRQNQSILIKLMTKAESPSLTDELHHLIFYNRSHRAKPFMLSPIFTNDQLQPYIASLIHLFINRLFDQHQRSYEVLVYHHLARFYKSQLAQNK; translated from the coding sequence ATGCAGCAGCTTGCTTTTTATTACCTGCGTACGCCTTTAATTTCTTTCTCTCAACTGCTGGATCTGCTCGACAGGGGAGATTTAGTGACCTTTGTCCAACAACCCGTGGTGGGCGAAGCCATCTTCTTAGCTTCGCCCACGCTTTATGAACAGATTCAATCCGATCCGCAGTTACGAAATGATAAATTACGGCAAACTGTCCTCAAGTATGTGTTACGAATGGGCAGTCGGTCGACGCCCTTTGGCCTGTTTGCTGGGTGTTGGTTAGGTCATGTAGGACCAGTAACCAGCTTGGAGGTATTGGACCGTCAGGTAAACTGTCATTACCGCTTAAGTGCACCGATACTGGGTGAGTTGTTAAACTATTTGAATACGAACTCTTCGCTTCGGCATTCCCTTAGGTATCAGGTGAACACGAGCCTGTACCCGGTTGGTAAGGTATATCGCTATCTGGAAGTTGATGCGTCCGATTCCCCGGCCCGTTTCTTTACCAGCCAGCTACAGGGCAACCCCGCCTTACGCTGTGTGCTTCGACTGGCCCGTCAGTCAACTCCCTTTCAGACTTACGTAAAGGAATTAACCCAACTGGGGTATGAGGCATGCGAAAGCCAGGCTTTTGTTGATCAGTTGATTGCTGACCAGGTTCTGGTTAGTGAGTTGTCACTGAATGTTACCGGGGCTGATGCACTCGATCGACTCAACGAGGTTCTTCAACATCTTCCAGAAGGAAAAACCATTTGGGCAAGCCTCAATCAACTAAGCAGCCTACTTGCTCAAAGGGCCTGTCTTAAAACGAAGAATGCGGCCATTCGTACCTTGTTTCAAGAGCAGTTTGGACTCGTGCTGCCCCCGATACCCCTCCTACAAGGTGATACCCTGTTCACTGGTCAGGGGCATCAGTTGAGCGCTTCCCTGCTGCGCGGTCTTCAAAAAAGTCTACAAAACCTATTTTGCCTTTACGCGGCATTACGCCCAGCAGAGGCCCTTGTTTCTTTCAAAAAAGCTTTTTACGCCCGGTATGGAGACCAGGAAATTCCTTTATCCGTAGCCTTGGATGCCGAGTCGGGCATTGGCTACGGAAACCAGCCCGTAGCCGGTGATACACCCATTATGGAAACGCTAATGGCAGCCAGCTTATTGGGTTTAAACCAGCAGGAATCGACCCCGCTTAATCCTGCTTGGGACAAATGGCTACTAAAACGATACGAGAGTTGGCAAACGCAGAGCAAGCCTGTTCTTGAGTTGACCAATGCTGACCTAACTGGCTGGTCCGATTCTCCCATCTCAATTCCGGAAAGCTATTATGTACTGGGCTACTTTCTGGCAGCTTCGTCAAAAGACCTAGATACAGGTCGCTATAAATTTCGAAGTAAAGTTATGGCAGGCCCTTCTGCTTTTTCGTTGCTGGGTCGTTTCTGCAGGGCCGATAAAGAGTTAAATAAACAGGTTCAAGGGGCTTATCAGCAACTACAAAAACAAAACACTGACCGCATTTATGCAGAAATTGTGCACTTACCATCAATTGCTGTGGGCAATGTCGTGCAACGTCCTCACTTGAGTGAGTATGAGATTCCTTATCTGGGCTTGTCGACTTTACCTCCCGAAAAGCAAATACCAATCACTGATCTATGGGTTTCCGTACCCAACGGCGAGCGGGTCATTCTCCGCTCCAGGCGCTTAAATAAGCAAATTGTACCCCGCCTTACTACGGCCCATAATTACCTGTCCGGCTTGCCCACGTACCGATTTCTTTGTGATCTCCAACAGCAGGAAAGCCCGCTGATGGTACAGTGGCCCTGGGGCAGTTTGAGTACCTTTCGTTACTTACCAAGGGTTGAGTATCGCCAAATTATTTTGCAGGAAGCACGGTGGCGACTCGATCAGGCAGACATTGACAACTCAATAACCGATGCTGAAAATGTGGCCCGCTGGCGCCAGTTATGGCAATGGCCTCGCTTTGTCGCCTTAATTCAGGCCGATCAGGAGTTGTTTTTGGATATGGATAATTCGGACTGCCAAAAACTACTGGTCAGTACGCTTCGTCGATTAACCCCCCTATACGTATTCGAATGGCTGCAAACGCCCGATCAGTGTTGTGTGCATGGACCTCAGGGCCCATTAACTCATGAAGTCATTCTACCCTTTGTCCAACGCAGATCCTCTCTCGCATCCCCTCCCGTCAAAATTAGTAACCTTTCTATAGAGCGAACGTTTATACCCGGTTCGGATTGGCTTTTTCTTAAAGTTTATGGCGGACCGCAGGTGTGTAAACAATTGCTAATAAAACTAGGCAAACTTGCCCGCTCATCGATTCGAGCGGGTACAATCAGTCATTGGTTTTTTATACGATACGAAGATCCTGAACCCCATCTTCGATTTCGTTTCCATTTAACGGATAAGAACAACTATACAAGTCTTCTTTCGGCCTGTCAACGGCAGTTGCAAGTCTGGATCAATACTGGTGAAATACACCGAGTTCAGTTAGATACATACCAGCGAGAACTGGAACGCTACGGTGTGGAACGTATAGAAAACACAGAGTGGATTTTTTGGACTGATAGTGATGCTGTTTTAACCATACGTCAAAACGAGGATGCTGAGCAAGCCCTACTTGGGGCTGCACTTTTAGGGACTGACCGCTATCTTACAGATTTTGGTTTAAATCTTGTAGATAAAAGTACTTTTTGTCTAAAGGGGTTTCAGGCCTTATTTAACCAAGAAGGTGCACAATCCAGTTTAAAAAAACAATTGGCTAATCTTTATCGGCAAAACCAGTCAATATTGATCAAGCTAATGACTAAGGCAGAATCACCAAGCCTGACAGATGAACTTCACCATTTAATATTTTATAATCGTAGTCACCGGGCTAAGCCCTTTATGCTGTCTCCCATTTTTACAAACGATCAATTGCAACCTTATATCGCGAGTTTGATACACTTGTTTATAAACCGATTATTCGATCAACACCAACGAAGTTACGAAGTACTTGTTTATCATCATCTAGCTCGTTTCTATAAATCCCAACTAGCGCAAAACAAATAA
- a CDS encoding two component transcriptional regulator, LytTR family (PFAM: LytTr DNA-binding region; response regulator receiver~SMART: response regulator receiver~KEGG: hypothetical protein), translated as MKPTYRVIILDDEPPARDLIETFVSQLPDLQCVASCSNAIQGLQAIQDLKPDLLFLDIQMPEMTGLDLMKLPLTPRPEIILTTAYPQYALTSYEFSVLDYLVKPIAFDRFIRAIVKFREKRQPASPPVGWYPIEESPASGQPRTDGVPLPESNSIWLREEKRLLQIPYQEILYVEGLKDYVKVHLQHQVIVTHMNLGKAEKLFAPPQFVRVHRSFIVLLSAIRLIDGNTITLTNGKQLAMGPLYREELKKHISVLL; from the coding sequence ATGAAACCGACTTATCGCGTCATTATCCTGGATGATGAGCCCCCCGCCAGGGATCTCATCGAGACCTTTGTCAGCCAGCTGCCGGATCTGCAATGCGTGGCCAGTTGTTCAAACGCCATCCAGGGCTTGCAGGCCATTCAGGATCTAAAGCCTGATCTGTTGTTTCTGGATATACAGATGCCCGAAATGACGGGTTTAGACCTCATGAAGCTGCCACTAACACCACGCCCGGAGATTATTCTGACAACGGCCTATCCCCAATACGCCCTGACCAGTTACGAATTTTCGGTACTGGACTATCTGGTTAAGCCCATTGCCTTCGATCGGTTTATCAGAGCTATCGTTAAGTTTCGGGAAAAACGGCAACCGGCCTCTCCACCCGTGGGTTGGTACCCCATCGAAGAAAGCCCGGCGTCTGGTCAGCCTCGAACCGATGGGGTTCCCCTGCCCGAATCAAACTCCATCTGGTTACGAGAGGAAAAGCGACTGCTTCAAATACCATACCAAGAAATTCTTTACGTTGAAGGCCTGAAGGACTACGTGAAAGTTCACCTGCAGCATCAAGTCATTGTCACTCATATGAATTTGGGCAAAGCCGAGAAGTTGTTTGCTCCCCCACAATTCGTGCGTGTCCACCGCTCGTTCATTGTCCTCTTGTCGGCCATTCGACTTATCGATGGCAACACCATCACGCTAACCAATGGGAAGCAGCTTGCAATGGGGCCGCTTTATCGGGAAGAATTAAAAAAACATATTTCCGTTCTGCTATAA
- a CDS encoding signal transduction histidine kinase, LytS (PFAM: histidine kinase internal region~KEGG: gur:Gura_2442 signal transduction histidine kinase, LytS), which produces MGYKLFFLQVLVSPAIRFRLIRHALLWITAILLVYRGFRFIATSIPDTSPQTALLYSLSSTAFVSTLIIGIYWLITWQIHQNLLLRFKLNYFLLAILGVHLVAAELVLAHFRLVYALFPLTKLPRFYAAHADHIQQLPFWLAPFDAIIVWLFSFSLVYNYLLYAIGLKVFKDLFTSQLQRVELEKENLRLEFDFLKAQVNPHFLFNTLNNIYSFAIRSPERVAGSILKLSDLMRYTLYETNEERVLLSKEIAFLTSYVDLERIRHDDHVSIRFSVTGESTNQQVPPLLFISFIENAFKHGIQSTAQASWVDIQLHIQPAAVTLSVENSRPERKAAGPAGIGLLNVQKRLAFYYPNLHTLDIVSTPDQFSVHLSLHLHETDLSRHYPG; this is translated from the coding sequence ATGGGCTATAAACTGTTTTTTTTGCAGGTGCTGGTTAGCCCTGCTATCCGTTTTCGTCTGATTCGTCATGCGTTATTGTGGATAACGGCCATCCTGCTGGTTTATCGAGGCTTTCGATTTATCGCTACATCCATACCCGATACCTCTCCACAAACAGCCCTACTCTATAGCTTGTCGTCAACAGCATTTGTCAGTACGTTAATTATCGGCATCTACTGGCTTATTACGTGGCAAATTCACCAAAATTTACTCCTCCGCTTTAAGCTCAATTATTTTCTGCTGGCCATATTGGGCGTACACCTGGTGGCCGCTGAATTAGTCCTGGCTCATTTTCGTCTCGTTTACGCGCTTTTTCCGCTTACCAAACTCCCCCGCTTTTATGCGGCCCACGCAGACCATATCCAGCAGCTGCCCTTCTGGCTGGCGCCCTTTGATGCCATCATCGTCTGGCTGTTTTCCTTTTCGCTGGTGTACAATTATTTGCTCTATGCGATTGGACTAAAGGTGTTTAAAGACTTATTCACCAGTCAGCTGCAACGTGTTGAGCTGGAAAAGGAAAATCTGCGATTGGAATTTGATTTCCTTAAAGCTCAGGTCAATCCTCACTTCCTGTTTAATACGCTCAACAATATCTATTCGTTTGCCATTCGTTCGCCGGAGCGGGTGGCTGGCTCGATCCTTAAGCTCTCGGACCTGATGCGCTATACCCTCTACGAAACCAACGAAGAACGGGTCCTGCTCAGTAAAGAGATTGCCTTTCTGACCAGCTATGTAGATCTGGAACGAATTCGGCATGATGACCATGTTTCCATTCGCTTTTCCGTAACCGGAGAGTCAACCAATCAGCAGGTGCCTCCGCTTCTGTTTATCAGCTTTATCGAAAATGCCTTCAAACATGGTATCCAGTCCACGGCGCAGGCTTCCTGGGTCGACATCCAGCTCCATATCCAGCCGGCAGCCGTTACCTTGTCGGTAGAAAATAGCCGACCTGAACGAAAAGCTGCTGGGCCAGCTGGTATTGGCCTGCTCAACGTGCAAAAGAGACTCGCTTTTTATTATCCAAATTTGCATACGCTGGATATAGTGTCAACCCCTGATCAGTTTTCTGTCCATCTATCTCTCCATCTTCATGAAACCGACTTATCGCGTCATTATCCTGGATGA